The window CCGCGCCCACATCACCACCGCCTACTCGGGCTGCCGAGAGGGGTATCCGGTCGTCTGGGCCGCGTTCGACGGAGGTCACCAGCAAGGCCCCGTGGACGGGTGCGCAGGCTGTGAGAGCGGCGCCAGGAGCTGGGTCAAGGGAGAGATCTGGAGCTTCTTCACGGGTGCCGACCCGACCCCGAACCCGACCACATTCCGGCTGCGGAGCCAGTCCGCCGACCGATGCCTGGACGTCAGCGGTGCCGACTCGTCCAACGGCGCCCAGATGATCACCTGGGACTGCCACACCGGCGCCAACCAGCAATTCACCCAGACCGGACAGACTCTGCGGGTGATGGGTAGATGCCTGGACGTGCCGAGCGACGCCGCCCCCGGCGCCCGAGCACGGATCTGGGACTGCACCGGCGGCGCGAACCAGCAATGGAATCTCAACACCGACGGAACCATCGGCAACGCCCAGACCGGACTCTGCCTGGACGTCAACGGCGGCAGCACCGCCAACGGCGCTGCGGTGATCGTGTGGAGCTGCCACACCGGCGTCAACCAACGCTGGGCCCGAGCGTGACCAGAACTGTGAAGGCGGCCCCGGCCGCTGTAGTCGCGGCCGGCCGGCCGGAACGGCTCACGTCGGCGAGTCGACGCCTCTTGCCCTGACGGTCCTCTTCCCTTGCCGACCGTGCATGGGCGGCCCAGGGACGCGGTGCTGTTCCCACGAGATGCGGAGGGCGTGACAGAGGGGCAGATCGGTTCCGCGCCATCCGGCACCACGAGGAGACGGGACCTGTCCACCCCCCGTCCGGTTGAGGGGTGGTCTCCGCAGCTACATCGAGGCCGCCGTTGCCCGCCCGCGGTCGTTCTCCGTACGAAGCCCGCCGGACGCTGCTCTCGTCCCAACGGTGGTACGTCACATACGCGCCCGCTCAGAGGGTGTACCTGGCGTCGTCCGGTGGGGCCGCCCGGTGCGCGTTCGCTACGCGGTCCGGATGAGGCGAACCGGCCCCGAGTGCCCCCGCCCGCCGCGGCGGCGACGAGGGGGAGCAGCACGGTGTCGGGCCTGCCGGGCCCTGGAGCGGGGCATCGACGTCGCGGACGTGGGGTGCCTTGCCGGCCGCGCCCTGCTCGGCCTCGCCCAGAGGTTTCCCCGCCCCCCGCTTCACGGGGTTCGACAACTTCCCGGCGCAGCTGGAAACTCGCCCGGGCGAAGGCGGAGTGGGCCGGTGTCGCCGACCCGCCAACCGCGTGACGTTCGAGACGGTCGATGCGGCCCAGGGGCTTCCCAGGCGCCACGACCTTGTCACCACCTTCGACGTCATCCACGACTCGGCGGAACCGACGCGGCTTCTTGCCGCCGTCCGGGCCACGGTCAAGGGCGACGCCGACTACCTTCCTCGGTTCACCCGAGTGGTGAGCTGTGCCCCGTTGTGCGGCGATGGCCGTGAGCGGTGACGAGGCTGTCACGGCTGTGGAGCGCCGCCCATCTCTGCGGTGAAGACCCCCGGTTCGGTGTCGAACCCCCGGATCATCTCCTGGAACTCCCACGCCCCCGAAGCGGTTCGGGTGAACTCCGCGACCGTTGCGGCAGTGGATCCGGCGACCTGCGAGAAGTCGTCCTTCAGCAGTTCGCGGTAACCCTCGACGACCAGTACTCCAGCGTTCGACATGTCGCCGAAGGTCTTGGGACCGCTGTTCTGGTGGATCGCGACCCCGACGACCACACGCGCGAAGGAGGCGGCGAGGCGATCGAGCTCCAGGGTCATCTCTTCGACGTAGCCGAACCCCTGGCCGGTCTGGCTGTGCCGGGACATGTTGATGGTGCCGTCCGGAGAGCGGCTGTCGAAGTGGACGACGTACTCGGGCCGCCCGCAGGGAGCGTCCGCGGAGTAGGTCGTGGCGATGATGTCGAGATGGTGGGGCGGCTGGTTCCAGGG is drawn from Streptomyces bottropensis ATCC 25435 and contains these coding sequences:
- a CDS encoding TerD family protein gives rise to the protein MSSDSVGVSKVGVRLKWDPSPWNQPPHHLDIIATTYSADAPCGRPEYVVHFDSRSPDGTINMSRHSQTGQGFGYVEEMTLELDRLAASFARVVVGVAIHQNSGPKTFGDMSNAGVLVVEGYRELLKDDFSQVAGSTAATVAEFTRTASGAWEFQEMIRGFDTEPGVFTAEMGGAPQP